Proteins from one Candidatus Binatia bacterium genomic window:
- a CDS encoding Mov34/MPN/PAD-1 family protein: MIGDAALSVMRRHRQWPFFNEAGGLLFATIGQDAIHIVEATIPNRKDGRGSNYFEIDLNGAQSTIDERFQHGLHYVGEWHTHPVGHPSPSARDRTTMTSAFAKSKHGLQALLLIIVGRRLDGGGLWVSLHNAKGSLRLCEATTVAPPK, translated from the coding sequence GTGATCGGCGATGCAGCGCTATCAGTAATGCGGCGTCACCGGCAGTGGCCATTTTTCAACGAGGCCGGAGGTCTATTATTCGCCACGATAGGACAAGACGCCATCCACATCGTCGAGGCAACAATTCCCAACCGGAAGGACGGACGTGGCAGCAACTACTTCGAGATTGACCTGAACGGTGCGCAGTCAACAATCGATGAACGGTTCCAGCACGGTCTTCACTACGTTGGGGAGTGGCACACTCATCCGGTTGGTCACCCATCGCCTTCGGCAAGAGATCGCACCACGATGACATCGGCGTTCGCCAAGTCGAAGCACGGACTTCAAGCCCTGCTTCTCATAATCGTAGGACGACGTCTTGACGGTGGTGGATTGTGGGTGAGCCTGCATAATGCGAAAGGCTCACTGCGCCTTTGCGAAGCCACCACGGTTGCGCCCCCAAAATGA